From Rahnella aceris, a single genomic window includes:
- a CDS encoding ABC transporter substrate-binding protein has product MRLFSSRFLPAVALLGLALSLASPCAFATRQITDQLGRQVTIPDQVDRVVVLQHQTLNLLVQLDATKDIVGVLNNWQRQLGSGYVRLAPELAKTPVVGDLTSVNLESVVALHPQVVFVTNYAPQEMIDQISQAGIAVVAVSLRDDPKGEEHMMNPVLPDEDEAYTEGLKKGIALIGDVVNHQKQAQALIDYTFSQRQLTGERLKDIPANQLIRTYMANPDLTTYGSGKYTGLMMAHAGAMNVAAATVKGFKQVALEQVIAWNPQVIFVQDRYPEVVGQITGDPKWQGIDAVKNHRVYLMPEYAKAWGYPMPEAMAIGELWMAKKLYPQKFADIDMQKQADAWYQRFYRTDFKPAADAARAGK; this is encoded by the coding sequence ATGCGTCTATTTTCATCCCGATTTTTGCCTGCCGTTGCCTTGCTCGGGCTTGCCCTGAGCCTGGCTTCCCCTTGCGCTTTTGCCACACGCCAGATAACCGATCAGCTTGGCCGTCAGGTCACTATTCCCGATCAGGTGGATCGCGTCGTCGTTTTGCAACATCAGACCCTTAATCTGCTGGTTCAGCTGGATGCCACCAAAGATATTGTCGGCGTGCTGAACAACTGGCAGCGACAGCTGGGCAGCGGTTATGTGCGTCTTGCGCCGGAGCTGGCGAAAACGCCGGTGGTCGGCGACCTGACCAGCGTGAACCTGGAAAGCGTGGTGGCGCTTCATCCGCAAGTGGTGTTCGTCACCAACTATGCACCACAGGAAATGATCGACCAGATCAGCCAGGCCGGGATCGCCGTCGTGGCGGTTTCATTGCGGGATGATCCGAAAGGCGAAGAACATATGATGAACCCGGTGCTGCCGGATGAAGATGAGGCGTACACCGAAGGGCTGAAGAAAGGCATCGCGCTGATTGGCGATGTGGTCAATCACCAGAAACAGGCACAGGCGTTGATCGACTATACTTTTTCTCAGCGTCAGTTAACTGGCGAGCGGCTGAAAGATATTCCGGCCAATCAGCTGATCCGCACGTATATGGCAAATCCCGATCTGACCACTTACGGTTCCGGCAAATATACCGGCCTGATGATGGCGCATGCCGGTGCGATGAACGTTGCGGCAGCCACAGTGAAAGGGTTTAAGCAGGTCGCGCTGGAACAGGTGATCGCCTGGAACCCGCAGGTGATCTTCGTGCAGGACCGGTATCCGGAAGTGGTCGGGCAGATCACCGGTGATCCGAAATGGCAGGGTATTGATGCGGTCAAAAATCACCGCGTTTATCTGATGCCGGAATACGCCAAAGCCTGGGGCTATCCGATGCCTGAAGCGATGGCGATCGGCGAACTGTGGATGGCGAAAAAACTCTACCCGCAAAAATTCGCTGACATCGATATGCAAAAACAGGCTGATGCCTGGTACCAGCGCTTCTACCGGACGGATTTTAAACCCGCGGCAGACGCGGCGCGCGCGGGGAAATAG
- a CDS encoding molybdate ABC transporter substrate-binding protein, producing the protein MTNTIKVLAAGSLRRAWAPLCDAFTEETDSKVDVEFGPAGLLRERIEQGEKVDLFASANTAHPLTLQQHGKALDVEAFCGNSLCVTARKGPELDKLNWLSVLLDPRFRLATSTPQSDPSGDYTWQMFEQIERRHPDAGAILRNKALRLVGGEKSAKIPAGKLAAEWLICSGQADVFIGYTSYAALLRENDALEVYNIPADYNVRARYALATCTEKGKPLAEFILSETGQHILQNAGFCGRHAVMPE; encoded by the coding sequence ATGACAAATACGATTAAAGTGCTGGCGGCAGGGAGTTTACGCCGCGCATGGGCGCCGCTGTGCGATGCCTTTACGGAAGAAACCGACAGCAAAGTCGACGTGGAATTCGGCCCCGCCGGGCTGTTGCGCGAACGTATCGAACAAGGGGAAAAGGTCGATCTGTTTGCCTCGGCCAATACCGCGCATCCGCTGACGTTGCAGCAGCACGGTAAGGCGCTGGACGTGGAAGCATTTTGCGGCAACAGCCTGTGTGTCACCGCCCGAAAAGGGCCGGAACTGGATAAACTCAACTGGCTGAGCGTATTACTTGATCCCCGTTTTCGGCTGGCGACATCGACACCGCAAAGCGATCCTTCCGGTGATTACACCTGGCAAATGTTTGAGCAGATCGAAAGGCGACATCCCGATGCCGGGGCTATTTTACGCAACAAGGCGCTGCGTCTGGTGGGCGGTGAGAAATCGGCCAAAATTCCGGCAGGCAAACTGGCGGCAGAATGGCTGATTTGCAGCGGTCAGGCCGATGTTTTTATCGGCTACACCAGTTATGCCGCGCTGTTGCGGGAAAATGATGCGCTGGAAGTCTACAACATTCCGGCGGATTACAACGTGCGGGCCAGATACGCGCTCGCGACCTGCACGGAGAAAGGGAAACCGCTGGCAGAATTTATTCTTTCAGAAACCGGCCAGCATATTTTGCAGAACGCCGGTTTTTGCGGGAGACATGCGGTGATGCCGGAATAG
- a CDS encoding PA4780 family RIO1-like protein kinase, whose amino-acid sequence MKIPNRIQPLVDDGLIDDVVRRLKSGKEADVYTVLCGEEIRCAKVYKEATQRSFKQAVQYQEGRKVRNTRNARAMQKGSKFGRKQQEESWQTAEVDALFRLANAGVRVPQPYICLDGVLLMELITDADGVVAPRLSDVILTEEEAVADFDTMIRNIVRMLCAGIVHGDLSEFNVLMDAEGPVIIDLPQAVDAAANNHAESMFERDVNNMTEYYGQFAPQLLETRFAKEIWALYEDGKLTPETILTGLFTEDTHKADVDSLLDEITAAEDEYYDRQRAMKERDLDH is encoded by the coding sequence ATGAAAATCCCAAATAGAATCCAACCTCTGGTGGATGACGGCCTGATTGATGATGTGGTCCGTCGACTGAAAAGTGGCAAAGAAGCCGATGTTTACACCGTTTTATGCGGTGAAGAGATCCGCTGCGCCAAAGTCTATAAAGAAGCGACACAACGTAGCTTCAAGCAGGCCGTGCAGTATCAGGAAGGCCGTAAAGTCCGTAACACCCGCAACGCGCGTGCGATGCAAAAGGGGTCAAAGTTCGGGCGTAAACAGCAGGAAGAATCCTGGCAGACAGCTGAAGTGGATGCACTGTTCCGTCTGGCGAATGCCGGTGTGCGCGTGCCGCAGCCTTACATTTGTCTGGACGGCGTGCTGCTGATGGAGCTTATCACCGACGCTGACGGTGTAGTCGCGCCGCGTCTGAGTGACGTCATCCTGACTGAAGAAGAAGCGGTAGCCGATTTCGACACCATGATCCGCAATATCGTACGCATGCTGTGCGCCGGTATCGTTCACGGTGACTTGTCAGAGTTTAACGTGTTGATGGACGCTGAAGGGCCGGTGATTATCGACCTGCCGCAGGCCGTGGACGCCGCTGCCAATAACCACGCTGAATCGATGTTCGAGCGCGATGTGAATAACATGACCGAGTACTACGGGCAGTTTGCACCGCAGTTGCTGGAAACGCGCTTTGCCAAAGAAATCTGGGCATTGTACGAAGACGGCAAACTGACACCGGAAACTATTCTGACCGGATTGTTCACCGAAGATACGCACAAAGCCGATGTGGATTCGCTGCTCGATGAAATCACTGCCGCTGAAGATGAGTATTACGATCGTCAGCGGGCAATGAAAGAAAGAGACCTCGATCACTAA
- a CDS encoding SDR family oxidoreductase: MNTILITGATGFVGGAVVEYFLRQQLTTNNALLLLVRADDNATGLARIIDNLKKFELNDTQLSPLTEQSILTGDLADPESFIHDARLDNVTHVINCAAIASFGHNPAMWRVNVEGSLAFAKRMVQVKGLQRFVHVGTAMASMPDKDSVFYEGMPDNEQNEDLVQYTASKRAIENLVRAECPSLPFVVARPSIIVGHTQHGCQPSSSIFWVFMMAIKLKKFTCTLDDQVDVIPVDYCAMVLVKLCLAKDLSHNFYHISSGEEMCTPFHAIDTSVAKANNTSRIISEYEQTSYQEFTGIRKQFKDVLGPCNDKIILRAIKLYGGFAQLNVKFDNSRLLDMGIPKPAAFNSYIDKCVSSTRGQSISELMQVDFK, encoded by the coding sequence ATGAATACTATTTTAATAACCGGTGCCACTGGTTTTGTTGGCGGAGCTGTAGTTGAATATTTTCTGCGCCAGCAACTCACCACCAATAATGCATTATTACTCTTAGTCAGGGCTGACGATAATGCGACGGGACTCGCCAGAATTATCGATAATTTGAAGAAGTTTGAATTAAATGATACTCAGCTTTCTCCGCTAACTGAGCAATCAATATTGACCGGCGATCTGGCCGATCCGGAAAGTTTTATTCATGACGCGCGTTTAGATAATGTCACGCACGTTATTAACTGCGCCGCCATCGCCTCGTTTGGTCATAATCCGGCCATGTGGCGTGTGAATGTCGAAGGTTCACTGGCCTTCGCCAAACGTATGGTGCAGGTAAAAGGTTTGCAGCGATTTGTGCATGTTGGCACGGCGATGGCATCGATGCCGGATAAAGACAGCGTCTTCTACGAAGGCATGCCGGACAACGAGCAGAACGAAGATCTGGTGCAGTACACGGCTTCCAAGCGGGCGATTGAGAATCTTGTCCGCGCCGAATGCCCGTCGCTGCCGTTCGTGGTTGCACGACCGTCGATTATCGTCGGTCACACGCAGCATGGCTGCCAGCCTTCAAGCAGCATCTTCTGGGTGTTCATGATGGCGATTAAACTGAAGAAATTCACCTGTACGCTCGACGATCAGGTGGATGTTATTCCGGTGGACTATTGCGCGATGGTGCTGGTAAAACTGTGTCTCGCCAAAGACCTCAGCCATAACTTTTATCATATTTCTTCCGGCGAAGAGATGTGTACGCCATTCCATGCAATAGATACCTCGGTGGCAAAAGCCAATAATACTTCACGTATTATCAGTGAATATGAACAGACCAGTTATCAGGAATTTACCGGCATCCGCAAACAATTTAAAGATGTGCTCGGCCCATGTAATGATAAAATTATTTTACGTGCCATTAAACTTTATGGCGGTTTTGCTCAGTTAAACGTGAAGTTTGATAATTCTCGTTTATTAGATATGGGCATTCCAAAACCTGCTGCCTTTAACAGTTATATTGATAAATGTGTTTCCTCAACCCGTGGACAATCTATCAGCGAACTGATGCAGGTTGATTTTAAATAA
- a CDS encoding glutathione S-transferase family protein: protein MLKILGKSPSINVRKVLWTCQELGLDFEQEQFGSGFQSVQTAEFKALNPNAMVPVVLDGEFVLWESNVICRYLAAREGREDLLSSDPKRRALTEQWMDWQSGELNNSWRYAFPALARNSPQHQDPALIDAGVSEWNRHMQMLEEQLQRSGDYVLGDNFTLADIPLGLAVNRWSMTPMSRPALPAVTAYYDRLNQREGFRLYGRNGLV, encoded by the coding sequence ATGCTAAAGATTTTGGGTAAATCACCGTCGATCAATGTGCGTAAAGTGTTGTGGACCTGTCAGGAACTGGGGCTGGATTTCGAACAGGAACAATTCGGTTCGGGTTTTCAGTCTGTCCAGACTGCGGAATTTAAAGCACTGAACCCGAATGCGATGGTGCCGGTAGTGCTCGATGGCGAATTTGTACTGTGGGAATCCAACGTGATTTGCCGGTATCTGGCGGCGCGGGAAGGGCGCGAAGATTTGCTGTCATCTGACCCGAAACGTCGTGCGCTGACCGAACAGTGGATGGACTGGCAATCCGGTGAGCTGAATAATTCCTGGCGTTATGCGTTTCCGGCGCTGGCGCGCAACAGTCCGCAGCATCAGGATCCGGCGCTGATTGATGCCGGTGTCAGCGAATGGAACCGTCATATGCAGATGCTGGAAGAACAACTTCAGCGCAGCGGCGATTACGTGTTGGGGGATAATTTTACGCTGGCGGATATTCCGCTCGGGCTGGCAGTGAACCGCTGGTCGATGACACCCATGTCCCGTCCGGCGTTACCGGCAGTGACGGCGTATTATGACCGCCTGAATCAGCGCGAAGGTTTCAGGCTGTATGGCCGAAACGGCCTTGTCTAA